Proteins found in one Perca fluviatilis chromosome 9, GENO_Pfluv_1.0, whole genome shotgun sequence genomic segment:
- the ddr2a gene encoding discoidin domain-containing receptor 2 isoform X1: MKHLWDVHFLLLILLCLLGAVTSQVNPGVCRYPLGMSGGQIQDEDISASSQWSESTAARYGRLNCEEGDGAWCPETTVEPDSLKEFLQIDLRSLHFITLVGTQGRHAGGIGNEFAQMYKIKYSRDGSRWISWRNRQGKQVIEGNRNAYVIVLKDLEPPIIARFVRFMPVTDHSMNVCMRVELYGCEWLDGLVSYNAAAGEQMSLPAYSAYLNDSVYDGAVTHSMTEGLGQLTDGVCGRDDFTQSHDTHNVWPGYDYVGWTNESFSNVEIMFEFDRIRNFTTMKVHCNNMYSRHVKVFRLVVCYFRSEADWEATPLSFSPVEDVENPSARFVTVNLANHMASAIKCQFYFADVWMLFSEITFQSDTAMYNTTLAPPKTGLPPVTPEDDPTHKVDDSNTRILIGCLVAIIFILVVIIVIILWRQVWQKMLEKASRRMLDDELTASLSIQSETFAYIHNQSSTTSEQESNSTYERIFPLGPDYQEPSRIICKLPEFAQSSEEPASTSTSASKSTTTTAVQDGAPHYAEADIVNLQGVTGGNTYAIPALTMDLLSGKDVAVEEFPRKLLTFKEKLGEGQFGEVHLCEADGMQEFMNKEFLFDIPEDLPVLVAVKMLRSDANKNARNDFLKEIKIMSRLKDPNIIRLLAVCIYSDPLCMITEYMENGDLNQFLSRHEPEGQLALLSNAPTVSFNNLCYMAAQIASGMKYLSSLNFVHRDLATRNCLVGKNYTIKIADFGMSRNLYSGDYYRIQGRAVLPIRWMSWESILLGKFTTASDVWAFGVTLWEILNFCKEQPYSQLTDEQVIENTGEFFRDQKRQIYLPQPVLCPDSLYKIMLSCWRRNTKERPSFQEIHRALLEIQP, from the exons ATGAAGCACCTGTGGGACGTTCACTTCCTCCTGCTCATCCTCCTCTGCCTGTTAGGAGCCGTCACATCACAGGTCAACCCAG gtgtgtgtcGGTATCCTCTGGGCATGTCAGGAGGACAGATACAGGACGAGGACATCTCTGCCTCCAGCCAGTGGTCTGAATCCACCGCTGCTAGATACGGCAG GTTGAACTGTGAGGAGGGCGATGGCGCGTGGTGTCCAGAGACAACAGTGGAGCCAGACAGCCTGAAGGAGTTCCTCCAGATTGACCTGCGCTCGCTCCACTTCATCACCCTTGTGGGCACTCAGGGGCGTCACGCGGGAGGCATCGGTAATGAGTTTGCCCAGATGTACAAGATTAAGTACAGCCGCGATGGCAGCCGCTGGATCTCATGGAGAAACAGGCAGGGCAAGCAG GTGATTGAAGGAAACAGGAACGCCTACGTCATTGTACTCAAGGACCTCGAGCCGCCCATCATCGCTCGCTTCGTCCGCTTCATGCCCGTCACAGACCACTCCATGAACGTCTGCATGAGAGTGGAGCTCTATGGCTGTGAATGGCTGG ATGGTTTGGTGTCGTACAACGCTGCAGCAGGAGAACAGATGAGCTTGCCTGCTTACTCTGCTTATCTCAACGACTCTGTCTATGATGGAGCTGTCAcccacag TATGACAGAAGGCTTGGGCCAGCTGACTGATGGAGTGTGTGGCCGGGATGATTTTACACAAAGTCACGACACTCACAATGTGTGGCCTGGGTATGACTACGTGGGTTGGACTAATGAGAGCTTCTCCAATGTTGAAATCATGTTTGAGTTTGACCGCATACGCAACTTCACCACCATGAAG GTCCACTGCAACAACATGTACTCGCGACACGTCAAGGTCTTCCGCCTGGTGGTGTGTTACTTCCGCTCTGAGGCAGACTGGGAAGCCACGCCGCTCTCCTTTAGCCCCGTGGAGGACGTGGAGAATCCCAGCGCCCGCTTCGTCACCGTCAACCTGGCCAATCACATGGCCAGCGCCATCAAGTGCCAGTTCTACTTTGCTGATGTCTGGATGTTGTTCAGCGAGATCACCTTCCAGTCAG ATACAGCCATGTACAACACAACACTGGCTCCTCCCAAGACGGGACTGCCACCTGTCACACCAG AGGATGACCCTACCCACAAAGTAGATGACAGCAACACCCGCATACTGATTGGTTGTTTAGTGGCCATCATCTTCATCCTCGTGgtcatcattgtcatcatctTGTGGAGGCAGGTGTGGCAGAAGATGTTGGAGAAG GCCTCTCGCCGGATGCTGGACGATGAACTAACTGCTAGTTTGTCAATACAGAGTGAGACGTTCGCTTACATCCACAACCAGTCGAGCACAACCAGTGAGCAGGAGTCTAATTCCACCTATGAGCGCATCTTCCCCCTTGGTCCAGACTACCAGGAGCCATCACGCATCATATGTAAGCTGCCGGAGTTTGCTCAGAGCTCCGAGGAGCCTG CTTCCACTAGCACATCAGCTTCTAAATCCACCACAACTACTGcagtccaagatggcgcccCTCACTACGCAGAGGCAGACATTGTAAACCTGCAAGGCGTAACCGGAGGCAACACATACGCCATCCCCGCGTTAACTATGGACCTGTTGTCAGGGAAGGATGTTGCAGTGGAGGAGTTCCCGCGAAAGCTGCTCACATTCAAAGAGAAGCTGGGAGAGGGCCAGTTTGGAGAG GTGCACCTGTGCGAAGCAGACGGAATGCAGGAATTTATGAATAAAGAGTTTTTATTTGACATCCCCGAGGACCTGCCAGTTTTAGTGGCTGTGAAGATGCTCCGCTCAGACGCCAACAAAAATGCAAG gAATGATTTTCTGAAAGAGATAAAGATCATGTCACGTTTGAAGGACCCCAACATCATTCGCCTGCTAGCTGTGTGCATCTACAGCGACCCTCTCTGTATGATCACAGAGTACATGGAGAACGGAGATCTCAACCAGTTTCTGTCCCGCCACGAACCCGAGGGACAACTCGCTCTGCTCAGCAATGCACCTACAGTCAG CTTCAATAATCTGTGCTACATGGCCGCTCAGATAGCGTCGGGGATGAAGTACCTCTCCTCTCTAAACTTTGTTCATCGAGACTTGGCCACACGGAATTGCCTGGTGGGCAAAAACTACACGATAAAGATAGCTGACTTTGGCATGAGCAGAAACCTGTACAGTGGTGACTACTACCGCATCCAGGGCAGAGCGGTACTGCCGATACGCTGGATGTCATGGGAGAGCATCCTGCTG GGTAAGTTCACCACAGCTAGCGATGTGTGGGCTTTTGGGGTGACCCTGTGGGAGATACTAAACTTCTGCAAAGAGCAACCCTACTCTCAGCTCACTGATGAGCAGGTGATAGAGAACACAGGGGAGTTTTTCAGGGACCAGAAAAGACAG
- the ddr2a gene encoding discoidin domain-containing receptor 2 isoform X2, which produces MKHLWDVHFLLLILLCLLGAVTSQVNPGVCRYPLGMSGGQIQDEDISASSQWSESTAARYGRLNCEEGDGAWCPETTVEPDSLKEFLQIDLRSLHFITLVGTQGRHAGGIGNEFAQMYKIKYSRDGSRWISWRNRQGKQVIEGNRNAYVIVLKDLEPPIIARFVRFMPVTDHSMNVCMRVELYGCEWLDGLVSYNAAAGEQMSLPAYSAYLNDSVYDGAVTHSMTEGLGQLTDGVCGRDDFTQSHDTHNVWPGYDYVGWTNESFSNVEIMFEFDRIRNFTTMKVHCNNMYSRHVKVFRLVVCYFRSEADWEATPLSFSPVEDVENPSARFVTVNLANHMASAIKCQFYFADVWMLFSEITFQSDTAMYNTTLAPPKTGLPPVTPEDDPTHKVDDSNTRILIGCLVAIIFILVVIIVIILWRQVWQKMLEKSETFAYIHNQSSTTSEQESNSTYERIFPLGPDYQEPSRIICKLPEFAQSSEEPASTSTSASKSTTTTAVQDGAPHYAEADIVNLQGVTGGNTYAIPALTMDLLSGKDVAVEEFPRKLLTFKEKLGEGQFGEVHLCEADGMQEFMNKEFLFDIPEDLPVLVAVKMLRSDANKNARNDFLKEIKIMSRLKDPNIIRLLAVCIYSDPLCMITEYMENGDLNQFLSRHEPEGQLALLSNAPTVSFNNLCYMAAQIASGMKYLSSLNFVHRDLATRNCLVGKNYTIKIADFGMSRNLYSGDYYRIQGRAVLPIRWMSWESILLGKFTTASDVWAFGVTLWEILNFCKEQPYSQLTDEQVIENTGEFFRDQKRQIYLPQPVLCPDSLYKIMLSCWRRNTKERPSFQEIHRALLEIQP; this is translated from the exons ATGAAGCACCTGTGGGACGTTCACTTCCTCCTGCTCATCCTCCTCTGCCTGTTAGGAGCCGTCACATCACAGGTCAACCCAG gtgtgtgtcGGTATCCTCTGGGCATGTCAGGAGGACAGATACAGGACGAGGACATCTCTGCCTCCAGCCAGTGGTCTGAATCCACCGCTGCTAGATACGGCAG GTTGAACTGTGAGGAGGGCGATGGCGCGTGGTGTCCAGAGACAACAGTGGAGCCAGACAGCCTGAAGGAGTTCCTCCAGATTGACCTGCGCTCGCTCCACTTCATCACCCTTGTGGGCACTCAGGGGCGTCACGCGGGAGGCATCGGTAATGAGTTTGCCCAGATGTACAAGATTAAGTACAGCCGCGATGGCAGCCGCTGGATCTCATGGAGAAACAGGCAGGGCAAGCAG GTGATTGAAGGAAACAGGAACGCCTACGTCATTGTACTCAAGGACCTCGAGCCGCCCATCATCGCTCGCTTCGTCCGCTTCATGCCCGTCACAGACCACTCCATGAACGTCTGCATGAGAGTGGAGCTCTATGGCTGTGAATGGCTGG ATGGTTTGGTGTCGTACAACGCTGCAGCAGGAGAACAGATGAGCTTGCCTGCTTACTCTGCTTATCTCAACGACTCTGTCTATGATGGAGCTGTCAcccacag TATGACAGAAGGCTTGGGCCAGCTGACTGATGGAGTGTGTGGCCGGGATGATTTTACACAAAGTCACGACACTCACAATGTGTGGCCTGGGTATGACTACGTGGGTTGGACTAATGAGAGCTTCTCCAATGTTGAAATCATGTTTGAGTTTGACCGCATACGCAACTTCACCACCATGAAG GTCCACTGCAACAACATGTACTCGCGACACGTCAAGGTCTTCCGCCTGGTGGTGTGTTACTTCCGCTCTGAGGCAGACTGGGAAGCCACGCCGCTCTCCTTTAGCCCCGTGGAGGACGTGGAGAATCCCAGCGCCCGCTTCGTCACCGTCAACCTGGCCAATCACATGGCCAGCGCCATCAAGTGCCAGTTCTACTTTGCTGATGTCTGGATGTTGTTCAGCGAGATCACCTTCCAGTCAG ATACAGCCATGTACAACACAACACTGGCTCCTCCCAAGACGGGACTGCCACCTGTCACACCAG AGGATGACCCTACCCACAAAGTAGATGACAGCAACACCCGCATACTGATTGGTTGTTTAGTGGCCATCATCTTCATCCTCGTGgtcatcattgtcatcatctTGTGGAGGCAGGTGTGGCAGAAGATGTTGGAGAAG AGTGAGACGTTCGCTTACATCCACAACCAGTCGAGCACAACCAGTGAGCAGGAGTCTAATTCCACCTATGAGCGCATCTTCCCCCTTGGTCCAGACTACCAGGAGCCATCACGCATCATATGTAAGCTGCCGGAGTTTGCTCAGAGCTCCGAGGAGCCTG CTTCCACTAGCACATCAGCTTCTAAATCCACCACAACTACTGcagtccaagatggcgcccCTCACTACGCAGAGGCAGACATTGTAAACCTGCAAGGCGTAACCGGAGGCAACACATACGCCATCCCCGCGTTAACTATGGACCTGTTGTCAGGGAAGGATGTTGCAGTGGAGGAGTTCCCGCGAAAGCTGCTCACATTCAAAGAGAAGCTGGGAGAGGGCCAGTTTGGAGAG GTGCACCTGTGCGAAGCAGACGGAATGCAGGAATTTATGAATAAAGAGTTTTTATTTGACATCCCCGAGGACCTGCCAGTTTTAGTGGCTGTGAAGATGCTCCGCTCAGACGCCAACAAAAATGCAAG gAATGATTTTCTGAAAGAGATAAAGATCATGTCACGTTTGAAGGACCCCAACATCATTCGCCTGCTAGCTGTGTGCATCTACAGCGACCCTCTCTGTATGATCACAGAGTACATGGAGAACGGAGATCTCAACCAGTTTCTGTCCCGCCACGAACCCGAGGGACAACTCGCTCTGCTCAGCAATGCACCTACAGTCAG CTTCAATAATCTGTGCTACATGGCCGCTCAGATAGCGTCGGGGATGAAGTACCTCTCCTCTCTAAACTTTGTTCATCGAGACTTGGCCACACGGAATTGCCTGGTGGGCAAAAACTACACGATAAAGATAGCTGACTTTGGCATGAGCAGAAACCTGTACAGTGGTGACTACTACCGCATCCAGGGCAGAGCGGTACTGCCGATACGCTGGATGTCATGGGAGAGCATCCTGCTG GGTAAGTTCACCACAGCTAGCGATGTGTGGGCTTTTGGGGTGACCCTGTGGGAGATACTAAACTTCTGCAAAGAGCAACCCTACTCTCAGCTCACTGATGAGCAGGTGATAGAGAACACAGGGGAGTTTTTCAGGGACCAGAAAAGACAG